The following coding sequences lie in one Apium graveolens cultivar Ventura chromosome 1, ASM990537v1, whole genome shotgun sequence genomic window:
- the LOC141668885 gene encoding G2/mitotic-specific cyclin S13-7-like isoform X2: protein MTSRGVITQRHKEAEGKQENVQAEGRNRRVLGDIGNLVKAVEAGKVKNQIKTNRPMTRSLCAQLVAKGLPVLGGKDPKEIQMIDDGVVGRKGVLEAAAVHMKDCENQKPTVILSCDDESKPKSSGIKSRPASSKKKERAFTSILSARSKVACGLINKPQNEMIENIDASDVDDELAAVEYVDDIYKYYKLTEGDGQVHDYMPLQTDINSKMRSILIDWLVEVHRKFELMPESLYLTINIVDRYLSMKIVPRRELQLVGISSMLIACKYEEIWAPEVNDFIAISDNAYTREQVLLMEKSILAKLEWYLTVPTPYVFLVRYIKSSVPSDLEMENMVFFLAELGLTHYTTVVTYCPSVIAASAVYAARYTLKKSPSWTDTLKHYTGYSEDQLRDCAKLLVSYHAALSESKLKAVYKKFSRPEKGVVALVPPVKAI from the exons ATGACTTCTAGAGGTGTGATCACTCAGCGTCATAAAG AGGCGGAAGGGAAGCAAGAGAATGTACAAGCAGAAGGAAGAAATCGGAGGGTTCTTGGTGATATTGGGAATCTTGTAAAAGCTGTTGAGGCAGGGAAGGTCAAGAATCAGATCAAAACCAATAGGCCAATGACAAG GAGTCTATGTGCACAACTAGTGGCTAAAGGACTACCAGTATTAGGCGGAAAGGATCCTAAG GAAATTCAAATGATTGATGATGGAGTTGTGGGAAGAAAGGGAGTGTTGGAAGCAGCTGCTGTCCATATGAAGGATTGCGAGAATCAGAAACCAACTGTTATCCTGAGTTGCGATGATGAAAGTAAGCCCAAGAGTAGTGGAATAAAATCTAGACCAGCCTCCTCGAAAAAGAAAGAGAGGGCCTTCACTTCTATTCTCAGTGCTAGAAGCAAA GTTGCCTGTGGCCTCATTAACAAGCCCCAGAATGAGATGATAGAAAACATTGATGCATCAGATGTTGATGACGAGCTAGCAGCTGTTGAATATGTGGATGATATCTACAAATACTACAAGCTTACAGAA GGTGATGGTCAGGTTCATGATTACATGCCTTTACAGACTGACATCAACTCCAAAATGAGATCCATTCTTATAGACTGGTTGGTTGAAGTTCACAGAAAATTTGAACTCATGCCTGAGAGTTTGTACCTCACCATCAATATAGTGGATCGTTACCTTTCGATGAAGATTGTTCCAAGAAGGGAACTACAGTTGGTAGGAATTAGCTCAATGCTGATTGCATGCAAGTATGAAGAAATTTGGGCACCAGAG GTTAATGACTTCATTGCTATATCAGACAATGCTTATACCAGAGAACAAGTACTGCTGATGGAGAAATCGATACTTGCGAAGCTTGAGTGGTATTTGACAGTACCAACACCATATGTATTTCTTGTTCGATACATAAAGTCTTCAGTTCCATCAGATCTTGAG ATGGAAAATATGGTTTTTTTTCTGGCTGAACTTGGTCTGACCCATTACACAACTGTGGTAACATACTGCCCGTCTGTGATTGCGGCTTCAGCTGTTTATGCTGCACGATATACCCTCAAGAAATCCCCTTCTTGGACAGACACATTGAAACACTACACAGGATACTCTGAAGATCAGTTAAG GGATTGTGCAAAGCTCTTGGTTAGCTATCATGCTGCTCTTTCAGAAAGTAAGCTCAAGGCTGTGTACAAGAAGTTCTCTCGCCCAGAAAAAGGTGTTGTCGCTCTTGTTCCACCAGTAAAGGCTATTTGA
- the LOC141668885 gene encoding G2/mitotic-specific cyclin S13-7-like isoform X1 gives MTSRGVITQRHKEAEGKQENVQAEGRNRRVLGDIGNLVKAVEAGKVKNQIKTNRPMTSIGDLFRSLCAQLVAKGLPVLGGKDPKEIQMIDDGVVGRKGVLEAAAVHMKDCENQKPTVILSCDDESKPKSSGIKSRPASSKKKERAFTSILSARSKVACGLINKPQNEMIENIDASDVDDELAAVEYVDDIYKYYKLTEGDGQVHDYMPLQTDINSKMRSILIDWLVEVHRKFELMPESLYLTINIVDRYLSMKIVPRRELQLVGISSMLIACKYEEIWAPEVNDFIAISDNAYTREQVLLMEKSILAKLEWYLTVPTPYVFLVRYIKSSVPSDLEMENMVFFLAELGLTHYTTVVTYCPSVIAASAVYAARYTLKKSPSWTDTLKHYTGYSEDQLRDCAKLLVSYHAALSESKLKAVYKKFSRPEKGVVALVPPVKAI, from the exons ATGACTTCTAGAGGTGTGATCACTCAGCGTCATAAAG AGGCGGAAGGGAAGCAAGAGAATGTACAAGCAGAAGGAAGAAATCGGAGGGTTCTTGGTGATATTGGGAATCTTGTAAAAGCTGTTGAGGCAGGGAAGGTCAAGAATCAGATCAAAACCAATAGGCCAATGACAAG TATTGGTGATCTTTTTAGGAGTCTATGTGCACAACTAGTGGCTAAAGGACTACCAGTATTAGGCGGAAAGGATCCTAAG GAAATTCAAATGATTGATGATGGAGTTGTGGGAAGAAAGGGAGTGTTGGAAGCAGCTGCTGTCCATATGAAGGATTGCGAGAATCAGAAACCAACTGTTATCCTGAGTTGCGATGATGAAAGTAAGCCCAAGAGTAGTGGAATAAAATCTAGACCAGCCTCCTCGAAAAAGAAAGAGAGGGCCTTCACTTCTATTCTCAGTGCTAGAAGCAAA GTTGCCTGTGGCCTCATTAACAAGCCCCAGAATGAGATGATAGAAAACATTGATGCATCAGATGTTGATGACGAGCTAGCAGCTGTTGAATATGTGGATGATATCTACAAATACTACAAGCTTACAGAA GGTGATGGTCAGGTTCATGATTACATGCCTTTACAGACTGACATCAACTCCAAAATGAGATCCATTCTTATAGACTGGTTGGTTGAAGTTCACAGAAAATTTGAACTCATGCCTGAGAGTTTGTACCTCACCATCAATATAGTGGATCGTTACCTTTCGATGAAGATTGTTCCAAGAAGGGAACTACAGTTGGTAGGAATTAGCTCAATGCTGATTGCATGCAAGTATGAAGAAATTTGGGCACCAGAG GTTAATGACTTCATTGCTATATCAGACAATGCTTATACCAGAGAACAAGTACTGCTGATGGAGAAATCGATACTTGCGAAGCTTGAGTGGTATTTGACAGTACCAACACCATATGTATTTCTTGTTCGATACATAAAGTCTTCAGTTCCATCAGATCTTGAG ATGGAAAATATGGTTTTTTTTCTGGCTGAACTTGGTCTGACCCATTACACAACTGTGGTAACATACTGCCCGTCTGTGATTGCGGCTTCAGCTGTTTATGCTGCACGATATACCCTCAAGAAATCCCCTTCTTGGACAGACACATTGAAACACTACACAGGATACTCTGAAGATCAGTTAAG GGATTGTGCAAAGCTCTTGGTTAGCTATCATGCTGCTCTTTCAGAAAGTAAGCTCAAGGCTGTGTACAAGAAGTTCTCTCGCCCAGAAAAAGGTGTTGTCGCTCTTGTTCCACCAGTAAAGGCTATTTGA
- the LOC141708728 gene encoding uncharacterized protein LOC141708728, whose protein sequence is MVYYASKTLNGAQLNYTTTEKELLAYENNKLYREKVKRWHDRRLVHKLFVPGQQVLLFNSRLRLFPEKLKSRWSGPFIVKTMFPHGAVEIFDKHLDQAFKVNGQRLKHYYGDTANHEVALGTAFRATGVEVDWPIFGVDSVYPPHDTPPEEGDTADD, encoded by the exons ATGGTTTACTACGctagtaaaacccttaatggtgctcagcTGAACTACACTACCACAGAAAAGGAGCTCTTG gcttatgagaacaacaagtTATACAGGGAGAAGGTCAAGAGATGGCATGATAGGAGGTTAGTGCATAAGTTATTTGTGCCTGGTCAGCAAGTTCtattgttcaactctcgtctccgtctttttccagAAAAGCttaagtcgaggtggtcaggtcCATTCATTGTCAAAActatgtttccacatggagctgtAGAGATTTTTGATAAGCATCTGGACCAAGcgttcaaagtaaatggtcagaggttgaagcattactatggtgatacGGCGAATCATGAGGTG gctttgggtaCTGCTTTCCGGGCCACTGGTGTCGAGGTGGATTGGCCTATATTTGGAGTTGATTCTGTGTACCCGCCACATGatactccacccgaggagggtgataCTGCTGATGACTAG